The following coding sequences lie in one Streptomyces xiamenensis genomic window:
- a CDS encoding ABC transporter substrate-binding protein: MPRRRPLTLLTAALIALTTAATGCAANEAADGKGGGGGGDKIAFLMPDIASPRYELYDSPLFEARIKELCGDCEVIYQNANADASRQQQQANSALAQGVSAIVIDPVDSNAAAGIVGTARAQGVPVIAYDRPVLGTAPDYYISFDNERIGESIGLSLVEELRASGARGGLLQVNGSPTDAAAGLIKQGIHNAIDDSGFELLAEYDTPDWQPAKAQEWVGGQITRFGDGIAGVVAANDGTGGGAIAAFKAAGVPVPPVTGNDFEVAAAQRIVAGDQYNTISKPIKIVAEAAAEVTYQFIQGEVPAGETTLFDTPAQLFEPTVVTVDNLAEVLAGSDQLTAAEVCTGQYAAACEAAGVTDAG; encoded by the coding sequence GTGCCCAGACGCCGACCGCTGACGCTCCTCACCGCCGCTCTCATAGCCCTGACCACCGCCGCCACCGGCTGCGCCGCCAACGAGGCGGCCGACGGGAAGGGCGGCGGAGGCGGGGGCGACAAGATCGCCTTCCTGATGCCGGACATCGCCTCGCCGCGCTACGAGCTGTACGACAGCCCGCTGTTCGAGGCCAGGATCAAGGAGCTGTGCGGCGACTGCGAGGTCATCTACCAGAACGCCAACGCCGACGCCTCCCGCCAGCAGCAGCAGGCCAACTCCGCGCTCGCCCAGGGGGTGAGCGCCATCGTCATCGACCCGGTCGACTCCAACGCGGCGGCCGGCATCGTCGGTACCGCCCGCGCGCAGGGCGTTCCGGTGATCGCCTACGACCGGCCGGTCCTGGGCACCGCGCCCGACTACTACATCTCCTTCGACAACGAGAGGATCGGCGAGTCCATCGGGCTCTCCCTCGTCGAGGAGCTGCGGGCCTCCGGCGCTCGGGGCGGGCTGCTCCAGGTCAACGGCTCCCCCACCGACGCCGCCGCCGGGCTCATCAAGCAGGGCATCCACAACGCGATCGACGACAGCGGCTTCGAGCTGCTGGCCGAGTACGACACCCCGGACTGGCAGCCGGCCAAGGCGCAGGAGTGGGTGGGCGGCCAGATCACCCGGTTCGGCGACGGGATCGCCGGGGTGGTGGCCGCCAACGACGGTACGGGCGGCGGGGCGATCGCCGCGTTCAAGGCGGCCGGGGTGCCGGTCCCGCCCGTCACCGGCAATGACTTCGAGGTCGCGGCGGCGCAGCGGATCGTGGCGGGCGACCAGTACAACACCATCTCCAAGCCCATCAAGATCGTGGCGGAGGCGGCGGCGGAGGTGACGTACCAGTTCATCCAGGGCGAGGTGCCGGCCGGGGAGACCACGCTCTTCGACACCCCGGCCCAGTTGTTCGAGCCCACCGTGGTGACGGTGGACAACCTCGCCGAGGTGCTGGCCGGTTCGGATCAGCTCACCGCCGCCGAGGTGTGCACCGGGCAGTACGCGGCGGCGTGCGAGGCGGCCGGCGTCACGGACGCGGGCTGA
- a CDS encoding histidine phosphatase family protein: MKAAAPVTGCAVPRRAGVAVTAGAPPRGRLLLVRHAQTVWHRENRYAGARTDPALTEAGERQTAALAVAGVGEGVEVVVSSPLGRAVRTATPAAEAVGTSVEREPGLREADFGTLEGRTRQEADPELVARFVADPVAHPFPGAEPPAEAAARAAGALRSVHARHPGRTVLVVAHSTILRLALCELIGLPLSHYRRIFPRVENVAFTEIALPADPTGPAALLCLNRTVPS; encoded by the coding sequence GTGAAGGCGGCGGCTCCGGTCACCGGCTGCGCGGTGCCGCGGCGCGCGGGGGTGGCGGTGACGGCCGGCGCACCGCCCCGGGGGCGGCTGCTGCTGGTGCGGCACGCGCAGACCGTGTGGCACCGGGAGAACCGGTACGCGGGGGCGCGTACCGATCCCGCGCTGACCGAGGCCGGGGAGCGGCAGACCGCGGCGCTGGCCGTGGCCGGCGTCGGTGAGGGGGTCGAGGTGGTCGTCAGTTCGCCGCTGGGGCGGGCGGTGCGGACCGCGACGCCGGCCGCCGAGGCGGTGGGTACCTCCGTCGAGCGCGAACCCGGCCTGCGGGAGGCGGATTTCGGCACGCTGGAGGGGCGGACGCGGCAGGAGGCGGACCCGGAGCTGGTGGCGCGGTTCGTGGCCGACCCGGTGGCGCATCCGTTCCCGGGAGCCGAACCGCCCGCCGAAGCCGCCGCGCGGGCCGCCGGCGCCCTGCGGTCCGTGCACGCGCGGCACCCCGGCCGCACCGTGCTCGTCGTCGCGCACAGCACCATCCTGCGGCTCGCCCTGTGCGAGCTGATCGGACTGCCGCTCTCCCACTACCGGCGGATCTTCCCCCGGGTGGAGAACGTGGCGTTCACCGAGATCGCCCTGCCCGCCGACCCCACCGGGCCCGCGGCCCTGCTCTGCCTCAACCGCACCGTCCCGTCGTGA
- a CDS encoding NAD(P)-dependent oxidoreductase translates to MREGTRSVEEPIPVLAAGDGFVLNRLLTEALHATGGGPSAWQVRELELPWPHVPFGPVGEVVEASGSEDVLIEALAGVRVCLTQMAPLTRRVLRACPDLELFAVSRGGPVNANLAAAAEHGVAVTFAPGRNAASTAEHTVGLMLAAMRRIPQAHAGVLAGRWDSAQFAYEATGLEIEGTTVGLVGAGAVGGRVAAALTALGARVLVADPYADPAALPAGVRLVELPELLASSGVLSLHARLTPETAGMIGAAELAALPPGAVLVNCARGGLLDYAALAGALREGRLFAAALDVYDEEPLPADHPLRGAPNLVLTPHLAGASRAVARRAARMVAAEADRWRRGKPLLHRANGGGS, encoded by the coding sequence ATGAGGGAAGGGACGAGGAGCGTGGAGGAACCGATCCCGGTGCTGGCCGCCGGTGACGGATTCGTGCTGAACCGGCTGCTGACCGAGGCGCTGCACGCGACGGGCGGCGGCCCGTCCGCGTGGCAGGTGCGGGAGCTGGAACTGCCGTGGCCACACGTGCCGTTCGGGCCGGTCGGGGAGGTGGTGGAGGCGTCGGGCAGCGAGGACGTGCTGATCGAGGCGCTGGCGGGGGTACGGGTGTGCCTGACGCAGATGGCGCCGCTGACCCGGCGGGTGCTCCGGGCGTGCCCGGATCTGGAGCTGTTCGCGGTGTCGCGGGGCGGCCCGGTCAACGCGAACCTGGCGGCGGCGGCCGAGCACGGGGTGGCGGTGACGTTCGCGCCGGGGCGTAACGCGGCCTCGACGGCCGAGCACACCGTCGGGCTGATGCTGGCGGCGATGCGGCGGATTCCGCAGGCGCACGCCGGGGTGCTGGCGGGGCGCTGGGACAGCGCGCAGTTCGCGTACGAGGCCACGGGGCTGGAGATCGAGGGCACCACGGTGGGCCTGGTGGGGGCCGGGGCGGTCGGCGGCCGGGTGGCGGCGGCGCTCACCGCGCTGGGGGCGCGGGTGCTGGTGGCCGACCCGTACGCGGATCCGGCGGCACTGCCGGCGGGGGTGCGGCTGGTGGAGCTGCCGGAGTTGCTGGCCTCCAGCGGGGTGCTGTCGCTGCACGCGCGGCTGACGCCGGAGACGGCGGGCATGATCGGCGCAGCGGAGCTGGCGGCGCTGCCGCCCGGCGCGGTGCTGGTGAACTGTGCCAGGGGCGGGCTGCTGGACTACGCGGCGCTGGCCGGCGCGCTGCGGGAGGGGCGGCTGTTCGCGGCGGCGCTGGATGTCTACGACGAGGAGCCGCTGCCGGCCGACCATCCGCTGCGCGGGGCGCCGAATCTGGTCCTGACCCCGCATCTGGCGGGGGCGAGCCGGGCGGTCGCGCGGCGGGCGGCCCGGATGGTGGCGGCGGAGGCCGACCGCTGGCGCCGTGGCAAGCCCCTGCTGCACCGGGCGAACGGTGGTGGCTCATGA
- a CDS encoding FGGY-family carbohydrate kinase yields the protein MAEPVWIGVDLGTQSVRALAVDDEGRTVAAAARPLRGRRDGARHEQDPASWWERTAEALAELSGSLGGRPVGALAVCATSGTVLLTGPAGVPRTPGLMYDDSRAGALAAEAQEAGAGLWQHLGYRMQPAWALPKLLWWRDAGLLADGGVRLAHQPDVVAAALVGHPVAADSSHALKSGYDLLGERWPAEVLARLRIDPGLLPEVVRPGAVLGEVCRAAAARTGLPYGTPVIAGMTDGCAAQLGAGALEAGEWNAVLGTTLTLKGVSTVLPRDPTGAVYSHRAPYGELWLPGGASSTGAGAVRELFQGADLAALTRAAAKVNVAGVPVCYPLVGHGERFPFVASGARGFLGDGPLDVSTGDRARDFAAVCLGVAHIERLAFGVLAASGADVGGPVTFTGGAARNPWWNQLRCDMLGMRVRLPANPEPALGMAVLAAGAVTGDIPAAARRLVRVLRTLEPDPDRNARLTPGYELLVAALTERGWLAGWTDR from the coding sequence ATGGCTGAGCCGGTGTGGATCGGGGTCGACCTGGGCACCCAGAGCGTGCGGGCACTGGCCGTCGACGACGAGGGCCGTACGGTGGCCGCCGCCGCCCGACCGCTGCGCGGCCGGCGGGACGGAGCGCGGCACGAACAGGACCCGGCCTCCTGGTGGGAGCGGACGGCCGAGGCCCTCGCCGAGCTGTCGGGGTCGCTCGGCGGGCGCCCGGTGGGCGCGCTCGCCGTGTGCGCCACCTCCGGGACGGTACTGCTGACCGGGCCGGCCGGGGTGCCCCGTACCCCGGGGCTGATGTACGACGACAGCCGGGCGGGCGCACTGGCCGCCGAGGCGCAGGAGGCCGGAGCGGGCCTGTGGCAGCACCTGGGGTACCGGATGCAGCCCGCGTGGGCGCTGCCGAAGCTGCTGTGGTGGCGGGACGCCGGACTGCTGGCGGACGGCGGGGTGCGGCTGGCGCACCAGCCGGACGTGGTGGCGGCGGCGCTGGTGGGGCATCCGGTGGCCGCCGACTCCAGTCACGCGTTGAAGAGCGGCTACGACCTGCTCGGTGAGCGCTGGCCGGCGGAGGTGCTGGCGCGGCTGCGGATCGATCCGGGGCTGCTGCCGGAGGTGGTGCGGCCGGGGGCCGTGCTGGGTGAGGTGTGCCGGGCGGCGGCGGCGCGCACCGGGCTGCCGTACGGCACGCCCGTGATCGCCGGGATGACCGACGGGTGCGCGGCGCAGCTGGGTGCCGGGGCGCTGGAGGCCGGTGAGTGGAACGCGGTGCTGGGCACGACGCTGACGCTCAAGGGGGTCAGCACGGTGCTGCCGCGCGATCCGACCGGGGCGGTGTACTCGCACCGCGCGCCGTACGGGGAGCTGTGGCTGCCGGGCGGGGCCTCCAGTACGGGGGCGGGCGCGGTGCGGGAGCTGTTCCAGGGGGCCGACCTGGCGGCGCTGACCCGGGCGGCGGCGAAGGTGAACGTGGCCGGGGTGCCGGTGTGTTACCCGCTGGTGGGGCACGGTGAGCGGTTCCCGTTCGTGGCCTCCGGGGCGCGCGGATTCCTCGGGGACGGGCCGCTGGACGTCTCGACCGGGGACCGGGCGCGGGACTTCGCCGCGGTGTGCCTGGGGGTGGCGCACATCGAGCGGCTGGCGTTCGGGGTGCTGGCGGCGTCGGGGGCCGATGTGGGCGGTCCGGTGACGTTCACCGGCGGGGCGGCGCGCAACCCGTGGTGGAACCAGTTGCGCTGCGACATGCTCGGGATGCGGGTGCGGCTGCCGGCGAACCCCGAACCGGCGCTGGGCATGGCGGTGCTGGCCGCGGGCGCGGTGACCGGCGACATCCCGGCGGCGGCGCGGCGGCTGGTACGGGTGCTGCGCACGCTGGAGCCGGACCCTGACCGCAACGCCCGGCTGACCCCCGGCTACGAGCTGCTGGTCGCCGCGCTCACCGAACGCGGCTGGCTGGCGGGCTGGACCGACCGCTGA
- a CDS encoding FGGY-family carbohydrate kinase, translating to MAVRNEEVAVCVDAGTTVIKAVVFDAAGRELTVSRRETRVHHPHPGAAEQDMDEVWSAVAGAVREAVTEVARPVGLLALTAQGDGAWLVDHEHRPVRPAVLWNDARAAAVVRRWRTEGVLERAYRDNASLSNAGLPNAILRVLAEREPESLRAAHAVLTCGSWLFLRLTGVLGLHPSEASAPWLDIRTRDYSDKLIEWYGLSAHRALLPPLLSGEELVAELVTGAACELGLPSGTPVVLAPYDVVATALGTGTTAAGQATCVLGTTLCTEVLIRRAAPEEGEPAGLTLDFGVPELLMRAFPTLAGTGVLDWTVELLGLRDHRELSELAARVPPGAEGLRVLPYLSPAGERAPFLDPAASGLLTGALFSHGRAHLARAVLEGLAHVIRDCLDAAPARPTELALCGGGAASELWCRLIADITGLPAVSSRDSQVGAKGALLSALTALGRYPDLTAAAGALVHTGHRYEPSPRLREFHDDEHQEFLATRELATTRWGGWRADG from the coding sequence ATGGCGGTGCGGAACGAGGAAGTCGCGGTGTGCGTCGACGCCGGCACCACCGTGATCAAGGCGGTGGTCTTCGACGCCGCCGGACGGGAACTGACGGTCAGCCGGCGCGAGACCCGCGTCCACCACCCCCACCCGGGCGCGGCCGAGCAGGACATGGACGAGGTCTGGAGCGCGGTGGCCGGCGCGGTCCGAGAGGCCGTCACCGAGGTGGCGCGCCCCGTCGGGCTGCTGGCCCTCACCGCCCAGGGCGACGGCGCCTGGCTGGTGGACCACGAGCACCGCCCGGTACGGCCCGCGGTGCTGTGGAACGACGCCCGCGCCGCCGCCGTCGTCCGCCGCTGGCGCACCGAGGGCGTGCTGGAGCGGGCGTACCGCGACAACGCCTCGCTCAGCAACGCGGGCCTGCCGAACGCCATCCTGCGGGTGCTCGCCGAGCGGGAGCCGGAGTCCCTGCGCGCCGCGCACGCCGTACTGACCTGCGGCAGCTGGCTGTTCCTGCGGCTGACGGGCGTGCTGGGGCTGCACCCGTCCGAGGCGTCCGCGCCCTGGCTCGACATCCGCACCCGCGACTACTCCGACAAGCTGATCGAGTGGTACGGACTCTCCGCGCACCGTGCGCTGCTGCCGCCGCTGCTGAGCGGCGAGGAGCTGGTCGCGGAGCTGGTCACCGGGGCGGCCTGCGAGCTGGGGCTGCCCTCCGGTACGCCGGTGGTGCTCGCCCCGTACGACGTGGTCGCCACCGCCCTGGGCACCGGCACCACCGCCGCCGGGCAGGCCACGTGTGTGCTGGGCACCACCCTGTGCACCGAGGTGCTCATCCGCCGGGCGGCGCCGGAGGAGGGCGAACCCGCCGGTCTGACCCTGGACTTCGGCGTTCCGGAGCTGCTCATGCGGGCCTTCCCGACCCTGGCCGGCACCGGGGTCCTGGACTGGACGGTGGAGTTGCTCGGGCTGCGCGACCACCGTGAGCTGTCCGAACTGGCCGCCCGCGTGCCGCCGGGGGCCGAGGGGCTGCGCGTCCTGCCGTACCTCTCGCCCGCCGGTGAGCGCGCACCCTTCCTCGATCCGGCGGCCAGCGGGCTGCTGACCGGGGCACTGTTCAGCCACGGTCGCGCGCACCTGGCGCGGGCTGTCCTGGAGGGCCTGGCGCATGTCATCCGGGACTGTCTGGACGCCGCTCCGGCCCGGCCCACCGAGCTGGCGCTGTGCGGCGGCGGCGCGGCCAGCGAGCTGTGGTGCCGGCTGATCGCCGACATCACCGGGCTGCCGGCCGTCTCCTCCCGGGACAGCCAGGTCGGCGCCAAGGGCGCGCTGCTGTCCGCGCTCACCGCGCTCGGCCGCTACCCGGATCTGACCGCGGCCGCCGGTGCCCTCGTGCACACCGGCCACCGCTACGAACCCTCGCCGCGACTGCGGGAGTTCCACGACGACGAGCACCAGGAGTTCCTGGCCACCCGGGAGTTGGCCACGACGCGCTGGGGCGGATGGCGGGCCGATGGCTGA
- a CDS encoding DeoR/GlpR family DNA-binding transcription regulator — translation MAGDPMTADGARRNPELRRVAMRRQVAEAGFVRVDALAREYGVSIMTVHRDLDELARRGFLHKVRGGATSAPTTTFHGDLEHRMQAQVDAKLAIAREALATEVESGQVVALDDSTTSLVLARLLPERAPLTVVTHFLPVIRALAAQPGIELVGLGGRYDAAYDSFLGQDTADAAAGIRPDLLFVSTTAVADGVCYLQSLRTAITRRALVASASRTVALIDHSKFDRRAPHRLAALAELDRVVVDGGTAPRTVRELWARGARVDVVEDC, via the coding sequence ATGGCGGGTGATCCCATGACGGCGGACGGGGCACGGCGGAATCCGGAACTGCGGCGGGTGGCCATGCGCCGGCAGGTGGCCGAGGCGGGATTCGTGCGGGTGGACGCGCTGGCCCGGGAGTACGGGGTCAGCATCATGACGGTGCACCGCGACCTCGACGAGCTGGCCCGGCGCGGATTCCTGCACAAGGTGCGCGGCGGCGCGACCAGCGCCCCGACCACCACCTTCCACGGCGACCTCGAACACCGGATGCAGGCCCAGGTGGACGCGAAGCTGGCGATCGCCCGCGAGGCGCTGGCCACCGAGGTCGAGTCCGGGCAGGTGGTGGCGCTGGACGACAGCACGACGTCCCTGGTGCTCGCCCGGCTGCTGCCGGAGCGCGCGCCGCTCACCGTGGTGACGCACTTCCTGCCGGTGATCCGGGCGCTGGCCGCCCAGCCGGGCATCGAACTGGTGGGTCTTGGCGGCCGGTACGACGCGGCGTACGACTCCTTCCTGGGCCAGGACACGGCGGACGCGGCGGCCGGCATCCGGCCCGATCTGCTCTTCGTGTCCACCACGGCGGTGGCGGACGGGGTGTGTTACCTCCAGTCGCTGCGCACCGCCATCACCAGGCGGGCGCTGGTGGCCTCGGCCTCCCGGACCGTCGCGCTGATCGACCACTCCAAGTTCGACCGCCGCGCGCCGCACCGGCTGGCGGCGCTGGCGGAGCTGGACCGGGTGGTGGTGGACGGCGGCACCGCGCCGCGTACGGTGCGCGAGCTGTGGGCGAGGGGCGCCCGCGTCGATGTGGTGGAGGACTGCTGA